A window of the Henckelia pumila isolate YLH828 chromosome 3, ASM3356847v2, whole genome shotgun sequence genome harbors these coding sequences:
- the LOC140889439 gene encoding uncharacterized protein: MNSLTAAAYLPKCAVTQCPKPRRVSSGILTVISALKTSPPPQFSENDVLRAFLREREVSGDFIAKLSDELWLKKGLTVNSENVLDLGGVDGVAEEPGGEGNENGGFLKLKQNSEWLLGGSNSVPLNKKLVYKEVLDDGERRKRLNFLSYEALKRELLLLTVGIGTACTGYCLVALSVQAAASYAVGVFFSCLYFQLLCKHADNISSDMVPQIFTKKRTKRIGIRSEDLLDAIEKSVKGASIALSSPRLVFPAVIYGLWELSQHFSHNVFDFQLLPAMVGLFAYKAAALVQVYRDNEDLHFIFPGNPEDPTD, encoded by the exons ATGAACTCTCTCACAGCAGCTGCATACTTACCGAAATGTGCGGTGACCCAGTGCCCAAAACCACGCCGTGTTAGCTCCGGAATACTTACTGTAATCTCCGCTCTCAAAACTTCCCCACCCCCTC AATTTTCTGAAAATGATGTTTTGCGAGCCTTTTTGCGAGAAAGGGAGGTAAGTGGAGATTTTATCGCTAAACTCTCCGATGAACTCTGGCTGAAGAAGGGTTTAACTGTAAATTCGGAGAATGTTTTGGATCTTGGGGGAGTTGACGGTGTTGCGGAGGAG CCTGGTGGAGAAGGAAATGAAAATGGTGGGTTCTTGAAATTGAAGCAAAATAGTGAATGGCTTCTGGGTGGCAGCAACTCCGTGCCACTGAACAAGAAGTTAGTCTACAAG GAAGTTCTTGACGACGGCGAGAGACGGAAGAGACTGAATTTCCTAAGTTACGAAGCT CTAAAGAGGGAACTGCTGCTTTTGACAGTGGGTATTGGAACTGCATGTACTGGATACTGTCTCGTAGCTTTGTCAGTTCAG GCTGCTGCAAGCTATGCCGTGGGAGTTTTTTTCAG TTGCTTGTATTTCCAGCTACTATGCAAACATGCGGACAACATATCGAGTGATATGGTTCCACAGATTTTCACGAAAAAGAGGACAAAAAG AATCGGAATAAGAAGCGAGGATTTGCTGGACGCAATCGAAAAATCAGTGAAAGGTGCAAGCATCGCACTTTCATCGCCAAGGCTCGTTTTTCCTGCCGTTATTTATGGTTTGTGGGAACTCTCCCAACATTTTTCCCACAACGTATTTGATTTTCAG CTACTGCCAGCTATGGTTGGGCTATTTGCATACAAAGCTGCTGCACTGGTGCAAGTATACAGAGATAACGAAGACCTTCATTTTATCTTTCCTGGTAATCCAGAAGATCCAACGGACTGA